The Hymenobacter sp. DG01 genome has a segment encoding these proteins:
- a CDS encoding heavy metal-binding domain-containing protein, which yields MKSFWKSGVAAALLLSGLALGSCQSKPAEQGAAGAAATTAPADSTAAPVATAAYICPMGCEGSASDKPGKCPVCEMDLEANPAAKPAQAL from the coding sequence ATGAAATCTTTCTGGAAATCAGGGGTAGCGGCCGCGCTGCTGTTGAGCGGTCTAGCCTTGGGCAGCTGCCAGTCGAAACCCGCGGAGCAGGGTGCGGCCGGTGCCGCTGCCACTACGGCCCCCGCCGACAGCACGGCTGCACCGGTTGCTACGGCGGCTTACATTTGCCCTATGGGCTGCGAGGGTAGCGCCAGCGACAAACCCGGCAAATGCCCGGTGTGCGAGATGGATCTGGAGGCCAATCCGGCCGCAAAGCCAGCCCAAGCACTTTGA
- the nadC gene encoding carboxylating nicotinate-nucleotide diphosphorylase → MQTPPYLTPEALSSFIRTALAEDVGDGDHSALSAIPAEARNRAHLLIKDEGVLAGVELAQHIFRAVDADLRVEVRLQDGARVKHGDVALIVEGRAQSILTAERLVLNCMQRMSGIATRTAHLTSLLAGTRARLLDTRKTTPNFRLCEKWAVLIGGGVNHRYGLFDMIILKDNHVDYAGGVREAIEASRAYLARTGRQLPIEIETRSLAEVQQALEAGGIDRIMLDNMAPAQLREAVALVAGRYPLEASGGITEETIAEVAATGVDYISVGALTHSIRSLDMSLKAF, encoded by the coding sequence GTGCAAACGCCCCCCTACCTCACCCCGGAAGCCCTATCCTCGTTTATCCGCACGGCGCTGGCCGAAGACGTCGGCGACGGCGACCATTCGGCTCTGTCGGCTATTCCGGCCGAGGCCCGCAACCGTGCCCACTTGCTTATCAAGGATGAGGGCGTACTGGCTGGCGTTGAGCTGGCTCAGCACATCTTCCGGGCGGTAGATGCCGACCTGAGGGTAGAGGTACGGTTGCAGGATGGCGCCCGCGTAAAACACGGCGACGTTGCCCTGATTGTGGAGGGCCGCGCCCAGAGCATACTGACCGCTGAGCGGCTGGTGCTCAACTGCATGCAGCGCATGAGCGGTATTGCTACCCGCACGGCTCACCTGACCAGTCTGCTGGCCGGCACCCGCGCCCGCCTGCTCGATACCCGCAAGACTACCCCCAACTTCCGGCTGTGCGAAAAGTGGGCGGTACTGATTGGGGGCGGAGTCAACCACCGCTACGGCCTGTTCGACATGATTATCCTCAAGGACAACCATGTGGATTATGCCGGCGGCGTGCGCGAAGCCATTGAAGCCTCCCGGGCCTATTTGGCCCGCACCGGCCGTCAACTGCCTATCGAAATAGAAACCCGCAGTCTGGCCGAAGTACAGCAGGCACTGGAGGCCGGCGGCATCGACCGGATCATGCTCGATAACATGGCGCCCGCTCAGCTACGTGAGGCAGTGGCTCTGGTAGCCGGCCGCTACCCCCTGGAAGCCAGCGGCGGCATCACCGAGGAAACCATTGCCGAGGTAGCCGCCACCGGCGTTGACTACATCTCGGTTGGGGCCCTGACCCACTCCATCCGCAGCCTCGATATGAGCCTGAAAGCGTTTTAA
- the gpmI gene encoding 2,3-bisphosphoglycerate-independent phosphoglycerate mutase — MNKQVLLVILDGWGLAQNKEVSAIDQARTPFVDSLFQRFPHSRLQASGEAVGLPDGQMGNSEVGHMNIGAGRVVYQDLVRINKAIRERKLGNMPALVKAFEYARLNNKPVHLMGLLSDGGVHSHLEHLKALCTLAHDADIHNVFIHAFTDGRDTDPKGGVSYVNDLEQHLQRGASGKIASIVGRYYAMDRDNRWERVKVAYDLLVNGKGTPSQNLIQSMQDSYKEGVTDEFLKPIVKVGADGQPLATIKEGDVVLCFNFRTDRGREITQALTQQDFHAFEMRRLSLHYLTMTNYDATFTGVTPIFEKDNLEETLGEVLAANHKTQIRIAETEKYPHVTFFFSGGREVEFEGEKRIMRASPKVATYDLQPEMSAYELRDALVPELQAKSADFVVLNFANTDMVGHTGVFAAAVKAAEAVDECARGVVEAALASDYACIIIADHGNADMMINPDGTPNTAHTTNLVPCILASNDFRGTLADGKLGDIAPTVLQLMGLPQPEVMGGQSLLRPETTPNA; from the coding sequence ATGAACAAACAGGTATTGTTGGTGATTCTGGACGGCTGGGGCCTGGCGCAGAATAAGGAAGTATCGGCTATTGATCAGGCGCGTACGCCCTTCGTCGATTCACTGTTTCAGCGCTTTCCGCACAGTCGCCTGCAGGCCTCCGGGGAGGCCGTGGGGTTGCCCGACGGGCAGATGGGAAACTCCGAGGTAGGCCACATGAACATCGGGGCCGGCCGGGTAGTCTATCAGGACCTGGTGCGCATCAACAAGGCCATCCGGGAGCGGAAGCTGGGCAACATGCCCGCCCTGGTGAAGGCCTTCGAGTATGCCCGCCTCAACAACAAACCGGTGCACCTGATGGGCCTGCTCTCCGATGGCGGGGTCCACTCCCACCTGGAGCACCTGAAAGCCTTGTGCACGCTGGCGCACGACGCTGACATTCACAACGTATTCATCCATGCCTTCACGGATGGCCGCGACACCGACCCCAAGGGTGGCGTTAGCTATGTGAACGACCTGGAGCAGCACCTGCAGCGCGGGGCCAGCGGCAAAATCGCCTCCATTGTGGGCCGCTACTACGCCATGGACCGCGACAACCGCTGGGAACGGGTGAAAGTAGCCTACGACCTGCTGGTGAACGGCAAGGGCACCCCCTCCCAGAACCTGATCCAGAGCATGCAGGACTCCTACAAAGAGGGGGTAACCGACGAGTTCCTGAAGCCCATTGTGAAAGTGGGTGCCGATGGGCAGCCGCTGGCCACTATCAAGGAGGGCGACGTGGTGCTGTGCTTTAACTTCCGCACCGACCGGGGCCGGGAAATTACGCAGGCCCTGACCCAGCAGGATTTCCACGCTTTCGAGATGCGCCGGCTGAGCCTGCACTACCTCACCATGACCAACTACGACGCCACATTTACCGGCGTCACGCCCATCTTCGAGAAGGATAACCTGGAAGAAACCCTGGGCGAAGTGCTGGCCGCCAACCATAAAACTCAGATCCGGATTGCCGAGACGGAGAAGTACCCGCACGTTACCTTCTTCTTTTCGGGGGGCCGCGAGGTAGAGTTTGAAGGGGAAAAGCGCATCATGCGGGCCTCACCCAAAGTGGCTACCTACGATTTGCAGCCCGAGATGAGCGCCTATGAGCTACGCGACGCCTTGGTACCGGAACTACAGGCCAAATCGGCTGATTTTGTGGTGCTCAACTTTGCCAACACCGACATGGTGGGCCATACCGGCGTGTTTGCTGCCGCCGTGAAAGCAGCCGAGGCCGTGGACGAGTGCGCCCGGGGTGTAGTGGAAGCCGCTCTGGCCTCGGACTATGCCTGCATCATCATTGCCGACCACGGCAACGCCGACATGATGATTAACCCCGACGGCACACCCAACACGGCGCATACCACCAACCTGGTGCCCTGCATTCTGGCCTCCAACGACTTCCGCGGGACGCTGGCCGATGGCAAGCTGGGCGACATTGCCCCAACCGTGCTGCAGCTGATGGGCCTGCCCCAGCCGGAGGTAATGGGCGGCCAGAGCCTGCTGCGCCCCGAAACCACGCCGAATGCGTAG
- a CDS encoding secondary thiamine-phosphate synthase enzyme YjbQ, producing MQFIQKRLRLPAVSRGFHLITDLLVAELPELEQLQVGTAHFFIQHTSASLSINENADPTVRHDFEQFFNRTVPENAPYFRHTLEGPDDMPAHLKASLLGHAVSVPISNGALALGTWQGIYLGEHRNHGGRRWVVATLMGR from the coding sequence ATGCAGTTTATTCAGAAGCGTTTGCGCCTGCCGGCCGTCAGCCGGGGCTTTCATCTGATTACCGATTTGCTGGTGGCCGAGTTGCCCGAGCTAGAGCAGCTGCAGGTAGGTACGGCTCATTTCTTTATTCAGCACACCTCGGCCAGCCTCAGCATCAACGAAAACGCTGACCCCACCGTGCGCCACGACTTCGAGCAGTTTTTCAACCGTACGGTGCCTGAAAACGCGCCCTACTTCCGCCACACCCTGGAAGGCCCCGACGATATGCCCGCCCACCTTAAGGCCAGTCTGCTGGGCCACGCCGTGAGCGTGCCCATCAGCAACGGCGCGCTGGCCCTCGGCACCTGGCAGGGCATTTACCTGGGCGAGCACCGTAACCACGGCGGCCGCCGCTGGGTGGTAGCTACCCTAATGGGCCGCTAG
- the prfA gene encoding peptide chain release factor 1, producing the protein MLDKLEAIQRRFEDVSEQLTQPEAMSDMKRFKALNKEYKDLGKIVTEYKAYQNVLANIDSAKEVIATEKDEEFRQMAKDELEALYPEQERLEAVIKELLIPKDPNDSKDVIMEIRAGAGGDEAAIFAGDLQRMYMRYAEKQGLRMDLIDATEGTSGGYKEIILAVKGEDVYGKLKFESGVHRVQRVPATETQGRIHTSVASIVVMPEAEELDVEIDMNEVRKDLFMSSGPGGQSVNTTYSAVRLTHIPTGIVAQCQDQKSQLKNFDKALQVLRSRLYEIELAKKNEAEGAARKSMIGGGDRSDKIRTYNYPQGRVTDHRIGYTVYNLSAVMDGNIDDFVEQLRIAESAERLKEGVA; encoded by the coding sequence ATGCTAGATAAACTGGAGGCCATTCAACGGCGCTTTGAGGACGTGAGCGAACAGCTTACCCAACCCGAAGCCATGAGCGACATGAAACGCTTCAAGGCCCTCAACAAAGAATATAAGGACCTCGGCAAGATCGTAACCGAGTATAAGGCCTACCAGAACGTGCTGGCCAACATCGACAGCGCCAAGGAAGTTATTGCCACGGAAAAGGACGAAGAGTTTCGTCAGATGGCCAAGGACGAGCTGGAAGCCCTCTACCCCGAGCAGGAGCGCCTGGAAGCCGTTATCAAGGAGCTGCTGATTCCCAAGGACCCCAATGATAGCAAGGATGTTATCATGGAAATCCGGGCCGGCGCCGGCGGCGACGAGGCGGCTATTTTTGCCGGCGACCTGCAGCGTATGTACATGCGCTACGCCGAAAAGCAAGGCCTGCGCATGGACCTGATTGACGCCACTGAGGGCACTTCGGGCGGCTACAAGGAAATTATCCTGGCCGTGAAGGGCGAGGACGTGTACGGCAAGCTCAAGTTTGAATCGGGGGTGCACCGCGTGCAGCGTGTGCCGGCCACTGAAACCCAAGGCCGCATCCACACCTCCGTGGCCTCCATTGTGGTGATGCCCGAGGCCGAGGAACTAGACGTGGAAATCGATATGAACGAGGTGCGCAAGGACCTGTTCATGTCCAGCGGGCCCGGCGGTCAGTCGGTAAACACCACCTACTCGGCCGTGCGCCTGACCCACATTCCCACCGGCATCGTGGCCCAGTGCCAGGATCAGAAGTCTCAGCTCAAGAACTTCGATAAGGCCTTGCAGGTACTCCGCTCCCGTCTCTACGAAATCGAGCTGGCCAAGAAAAACGAAGCCGAAGGCGCTGCCCGCAAGAGCATGATTGGCGGCGGCGACCGGTCCGATAAGATCCGGACCTACAACTACCCCCAGGGCCGCGTAACCGACCACCGCATCGGCTACACCGTGTACAACCTGAGCGCCGTGATGGATGGCAACATCGACGACTTCGTGGAGCAGCTCCGCATTGCCGAAAGTGCTGAGCGCCTGAAGGAAGGCGTAGCGTAA
- a CDS encoding homoserine kinase: protein MSFSSQPVTVLAPATVANVVCGFDVLGFALAEPADEMQLRLTEQPGVVITHEDDFGLPTEPARNVAGAALLAMLRAVPEEVGVAIHIRKTIRPGSGIGSSAASAAGAVVGLNALLGNRFSQPELVHYAMYGEEVASGARHADNIAPAIYGGVTLIRATLPSPDVVPLDAPPLFVTVVHPQIEIKTADARRILRQEVPLRDAIRQWGNVGGLVAGLLQHDYALIGRSLEDVVVEPVRSILIPGFAEVKDGSRVAGALGGGISGSGPALFMLSQDEATARAVENVMHATYQRLGLDYHTYVTTIHPTGCQVSSESAAGPESR from the coding sequence ATGAGTTTTTCTTCCCAACCCGTTACCGTACTAGCGCCCGCCACCGTTGCCAATGTGGTGTGCGGGTTTGATGTGCTGGGTTTTGCCCTGGCCGAGCCCGCCGACGAGATGCAGCTGCGCCTGACCGAGCAACCCGGCGTAGTGATTACGCATGAAGATGACTTCGGCCTGCCCACCGAGCCGGCGCGCAACGTGGCCGGGGCCGCCCTGCTGGCCATGCTGCGGGCCGTACCCGAGGAGGTAGGCGTGGCCATCCACATCCGCAAAACCATTCGGCCGGGCAGCGGCATTGGTAGCAGCGCGGCCAGTGCCGCCGGGGCCGTAGTGGGCCTGAACGCCTTGCTGGGCAACCGCTTCAGCCAACCCGAGCTGGTGCACTACGCCATGTACGGCGAGGAAGTGGCCTCCGGCGCCCGCCATGCCGATAACATTGCACCGGCCATTTACGGCGGCGTCACGCTGATTCGGGCTACCCTGCCTTCCCCCGACGTGGTGCCCCTCGATGCGCCGCCCTTGTTCGTGACGGTGGTGCACCCTCAGATTGAGATAAAAACCGCCGATGCCCGCAGGATTCTGCGGCAGGAAGTACCCCTGCGCGACGCCATCCGGCAGTGGGGCAACGTGGGCGGGCTGGTGGCGGGCCTGCTTCAGCACGATTATGCCCTGATTGGCCGCTCCCTGGAAGACGTAGTGGTAGAGCCCGTGCGCAGCATCCTGATTCCGGGCTTTGCAGAGGTGAAGGACGGCAGCCGGGTGGCCGGGGCCCTGGGCGGAGGCATTTCTGGCTCCGGGCCGGCCCTGTTCATGCTCAGCCAGGATGAGGCCACAGCCCGCGCCGTGGAAAACGTGATGCACGCTACCTATCAGCGCCTCGGCCTCGACTACCATACCTACGTCACGACTATTCACCCCACCGGCTGCCAGGTAAGCAGCGAATCTGCGGCCGGTCCGGAAAGCCGCTAA
- the thrC gene encoding threonine synthase, translating into MRYYSLSRQADTVDFRVATVAGQAPDGGLYFPAAIPCFTPGFVGQLPHLEAAEVAYTVLAPYVGGTIPEPELRRICAETVNFPFPVVPVTGHIRALELFHGPTLAFKDVGARFMSRCLGYFSRHETRPLTVLVATSGDTGGAVASGFLGVPGVEVVVLYPAGRVSPVQEQQLTALGQNITALEVNGNFDDCQRLVKQTFRDEALRSRRHLTSANSINVARWLPQQVYYCYGVAQARATTGQPPVVAVPSGNFGNLCAGLLAYVSGLPVAHFIAACNANAAVPAYLATGQYAARPAVPTLSNAMDVGDPSNFGRILELFRHDYPIIRKLLTGYSVSDEETSATIRRVHAQTGYLLDPHGAVAFFALDDYLRQHPQAQGLLLETAHPVKFPAAVESAIGEPVPVPTELQELMRQPKRSILLEPEYEALRAYLLETA; encoded by the coding sequence ATGCGCTACTACAGCCTTAGCCGCCAGGCTGATACCGTTGATTTCCGGGTCGCTACCGTAGCCGGGCAGGCCCCCGATGGCGGCCTCTACTTTCCGGCCGCTATTCCGTGCTTTACGCCCGGTTTCGTGGGGCAGCTGCCCCATCTGGAGGCGGCCGAGGTAGCCTATACCGTGCTGGCTCCGTACGTTGGCGGCACCATTCCGGAGCCGGAGCTGCGCCGCATTTGCGCGGAGACGGTAAACTTCCCGTTTCCGGTGGTGCCGGTTACCGGCCACATCCGTGCGCTGGAGCTGTTCCATGGGCCAACCCTGGCTTTCAAGGATGTAGGAGCCCGGTTTATGAGTCGGTGCCTGGGCTACTTCTCCCGCCACGAAACCCGGCCCCTAACCGTGCTGGTAGCCACCTCCGGCGACACCGGCGGGGCCGTAGCCAGCGGCTTTCTGGGGGTGCCGGGCGTAGAGGTGGTGGTGCTTTACCCAGCCGGCCGCGTGAGCCCGGTGCAGGAGCAGCAGCTTACGGCCCTGGGCCAGAACATTACGGCACTGGAAGTAAACGGCAACTTCGACGACTGCCAGCGCCTGGTGAAACAGACCTTCCGCGATGAGGCCCTGCGGAGCCGGCGCCACCTCACCTCGGCTAACTCCATTAACGTGGCCCGCTGGCTGCCCCAGCAGGTGTACTACTGCTACGGGGTAGCCCAGGCGCGGGCCACCACGGGCCAGCCGCCGGTAGTGGCCGTGCCCAGCGGCAACTTTGGCAACCTCTGCGCGGGGCTGCTGGCCTACGTCTCGGGGCTGCCGGTAGCGCATTTTATAGCCGCCTGCAATGCCAACGCGGCCGTACCCGCCTACCTCGCCACGGGCCAATACGCCGCCCGGCCCGCCGTGCCTACCCTCTCCAACGCCATGGACGTAGGTGACCCCAGCAACTTCGGGCGCATTCTGGAGCTGTTCCGGCACGACTATCCCATTATCCGGAAGCTGCTGACGGGCTACTCCGTATCGGATGAGGAAACCAGCGCCACCATCCGGCGCGTGCATGCCCAAACTGGCTACCTGCTGGACCCACACGGCGCCGTAGCCTTTTTCGCCCTCGATGACTACCTGCGCCAGCATCCGCAGGCCCAGGGCCTGCTGCTGGAAACGGCCCACCCCGTTAAGTTTCCGGCGGCCGTAGAGTCGGCCATTGGTGAGCCCGTGCCCGTGCCGACCGAGCTGCAGGAGCTTATGCGCCAACCCAAGCGTAGCATTCTTCTGGAGCCGGAGTACGAGGCCCTGCGCGCCTACCTGCTGGAAACAGCGTAG
- the thrA gene encoding bifunctional aspartate kinase/homoserine dehydrogenase I, with translation MQPASPVSSQSYRTDAGLFLFLLTQRHTMQVLKFGGSSVASAPNISRVLELAEAAARQQPTVVIVSALGGVTDALIRAGRLAAAADAGYREQLQELEQRHLAVVRELLPLAGQSGVLSFVKTYCNELESLCQGVFALGELSARTLDRLVSYGELLSSGVVAAGLAARGTAHQWLDSRQLIRTDAHYGHATVDFATTNAQIQAAVSGAEGTLYVAPGFVAAAPDGSTTTLGRGGSDYTAAIFAGALGASRLEIWTDVSGMMTADPRLVRAARPIPRISYQEAMELSHFGAKVLYPPTIQPVMQRGIPLWIKNTFAPEDAGTLVEVAAPASPAIVRGLSSIGPVALLRLEGSGMVGIPGFSRRLFAALAQEQINVILITQSSSEHSISVAVRAADAPRARQAADAEFAPEIGVGRLDPLYCEDELAIVALVGEQMKNHPGISGRLFGALGQNGVNIRAIAQGSSEKNISTVIRQHDVRKAINVLHETFFEATTRQVNVVIAGTGNVGGKLLEQLARQQPWLREKLRLNLRVVGLANSRQFVLDEEGLDLTSWQPALAAGQPLNLPVLTEQLLALNLRNTVFVDVTASADVAQVYAGLLARSVAVVACNKVAASSEYENYARLKALAQEFNTHFLFETNVGAGLPVIGTLGDLLRSGDEVQRLEAVLSGTLNFVFNNYDGSRPFAEVVRQAQAEGYTEPDPRLDLTGVDVARKILILAREAGYPLEMSEVNNQPFLPAACLEGDVPAFYEQLALHEPHFRALYDAAAARGEKLRFVASLTDGRARVGLQALPPSHDLYSLQGKDNAVLFYTNRYTEQPLVIKGAGAGAEVTASGVFADVLRAVQS, from the coding sequence ATGCAGCCCGCCTCGCCGGTCAGCTCCCAGAGCTACCGGACCGACGCGGGCCTTTTCTTGTTCCTTCTGACCCAACGACATACTATGCAGGTATTGAAATTTGGAGGCTCCTCCGTGGCCTCGGCCCCCAACATCAGCCGCGTATTGGAGCTGGCCGAGGCCGCCGCCCGGCAGCAGCCCACCGTGGTAATCGTATCGGCGCTGGGTGGGGTAACAGATGCGCTGATCAGGGCCGGCCGCCTCGCCGCGGCCGCCGATGCTGGCTACCGGGAGCAGCTGCAGGAGCTGGAGCAGCGCCACCTGGCGGTAGTGCGGGAGTTGCTACCCCTTGCCGGGCAGAGCGGCGTGCTGAGCTTCGTGAAAACCTACTGCAATGAGCTGGAAAGCCTTTGCCAAGGCGTATTCGCCCTGGGAGAGCTGTCGGCGCGCACCCTCGACCGGCTGGTGAGCTACGGGGAGCTACTATCCTCGGGGGTGGTAGCGGCCGGCCTAGCGGCCCGGGGCACGGCCCACCAGTGGCTCGACAGCCGCCAGCTGATCCGGACTGATGCGCACTACGGGCACGCCACCGTGGACTTTGCCACCACCAACGCCCAGATACAAGCTGCCGTAAGCGGGGCCGAGGGGACGCTGTACGTAGCGCCGGGCTTCGTGGCCGCGGCCCCAGATGGCAGCACCACTACCCTGGGCCGCGGGGGCTCCGACTACACGGCCGCCATTTTTGCCGGGGCGCTGGGGGCCAGTCGGCTGGAAATTTGGACGGATGTAAGTGGGATGATGACGGCCGACCCGCGCCTGGTGCGCGCCGCGCGCCCCATTCCGCGCATCAGTTACCAGGAGGCCATGGAACTGTCGCACTTTGGGGCCAAGGTGCTGTATCCGCCCACCATTCAACCGGTTATGCAGCGGGGTATTCCGCTCTGGATCAAGAATACGTTTGCCCCCGAAGACGCCGGGACGCTGGTGGAGGTAGCCGCGCCGGCCAGTCCGGCCATCGTGCGGGGCCTTTCCAGCATCGGGCCGGTGGCCTTGCTGCGGTTGGAGGGCAGCGGCATGGTAGGCATTCCGGGCTTCTCGCGGCGGCTGTTCGCGGCCCTGGCTCAGGAGCAGATCAACGTGATTCTCATTACCCAAAGCTCCTCGGAGCACTCCATTTCCGTGGCCGTACGCGCCGCCGACGCCCCCCGAGCCCGACAGGCCGCCGACGCGGAGTTTGCCCCGGAAATAGGGGTAGGCCGCCTGGACCCGCTCTATTGCGAAGATGAGCTGGCCATCGTGGCCCTGGTAGGCGAGCAAATGAAAAACCACCCCGGCATCAGTGGCCGCCTGTTCGGGGCGCTGGGGCAGAATGGGGTCAACATTCGGGCCATTGCCCAGGGCTCCTCGGAGAAAAACATTTCCACGGTTATCCGGCAGCACGACGTGCGCAAGGCCATCAACGTGCTCCACGAAACCTTCTTTGAGGCCACCACCCGGCAGGTGAACGTGGTTATTGCGGGCACGGGCAACGTAGGCGGCAAGCTGCTGGAGCAGCTGGCCCGGCAGCAGCCCTGGCTGCGCGAAAAGCTGCGCCTGAACCTGCGGGTGGTGGGCCTGGCCAACAGCCGGCAGTTTGTGCTCGATGAGGAAGGCCTGGACCTCACGAGCTGGCAACCGGCCCTGGCCGCCGGGCAACCTCTTAACCTGCCGGTCCTGACGGAGCAGCTTCTGGCCCTGAACCTACGCAATACCGTGTTCGTGGACGTGACGGCCAGTGCCGACGTGGCCCAGGTATATGCCGGGCTGCTGGCCCGCAGCGTAGCCGTAGTGGCCTGCAACAAGGTGGCGGCCTCATCGGAATACGAAAACTACGCCCGCCTTAAGGCACTGGCCCAGGAGTTCAATACGCACTTTCTGTTTGAAACCAACGTGGGCGCGGGCCTGCCCGTCATCGGGACCCTGGGCGACCTGCTGCGCAGCGGCGACGAGGTACAGCGCCTGGAAGCCGTGCTGTCGGGCACCCTGAACTTTGTGTTCAATAACTACGATGGGTCGCGGCCGTTTGCGGAGGTAGTGCGCCAGGCCCAGGCCGAAGGCTACACCGAGCCCGACCCCCGCCTCGACCTGACCGGCGTGGACGTGGCCCGCAAGATTCTGATTCTGGCCCGCGAAGCCGGCTATCCACTGGAAATGAGTGAGGTAAACAACCAGCCCTTCTTACCTGCTGCCTGCCTGGAAGGCGACGTGCCTGCTTTCTATGAGCAGCTGGCCCTGCACGAGCCCCATTTTCGGGCCCTGTACGATGCCGCGGCGGCCCGAGGCGAGAAGCTGCGGTTTGTGGCCAGCCTCACCGATGGCCGGGCCCGGGTGGGCCTGCAGGCCCTACCCCCCTCCCACGACCTATACTCCCTGCAAGGCAAAGACAACGCCGTGCTGTTCTATACCAACCGCTACACGGAGCAGCCGCTCGTTATTAAAGGAGCCGGTGCGGGAGCCGAGGTAACGGCCTCCGGCGTGTTTGCCGACGTGCTGCGGGCCGTACAGTCCTGA
- a CDS encoding DUF4783 domain-containing protein, with translation MKRNFFLAFALVWGLLLSVGALAQNESFGPVRNAIRSSSSRDLAQFFAPTVELSFDGDKQSYSATQAEFVMKDFFAKHSPASFDFIHYGGSNEGTPYAVGKYTGKDGAYRMFVKMKAAGGSLKIATIDFTKEN, from the coding sequence ATGAAACGCAACTTTTTTCTGGCCTTCGCCCTGGTGTGGGGCCTGTTGCTATCGGTGGGAGCCCTGGCGCAGAATGAGTCATTTGGCCCTGTGCGCAACGCCATTCGCAGTTCCTCCTCGCGCGACCTGGCCCAGTTCTTTGCCCCTACCGTGGAGCTGAGCTTTGATGGAGACAAGCAAAGCTACAGCGCCACCCAGGCAGAGTTTGTGATGAAGGACTTCTTCGCCAAGCACTCGCCGGCTTCTTTTGACTTTATTCACTACGGCGGCAGCAACGAGGGTACGCCCTATGCCGTGGGCAAGTACACGGGCAAAGACGGCGCCTACCGCATGTTCGTGAAAATGAAAGCGGCGGGGGGCAGCCTTAAAATTGCCACCATCGACTTCACCAAAGAGAACTAG
- a CDS encoding DUF3365 domain-containing protein: protein MRFIFRAALLLLPLSACNADQVDHLSNTKELAIEAENWQVKRIMPKDLLRATRWAGDSLTRTAERELRQVLAARLQDGGVAAALPYCRPSALPATDSLARVLQASLTWVSARPRNPSNHAALSAPDLDPADTARQVARPGTEEFTYQRPVVLSDALCLRCHGTVGQDITAADYALIQKQYPQDQATGYRLGQSMGVWRASLKRPGVAEFYTMKTRKVMKKRKPLF, encoded by the coding sequence ATGCGTTTTATCTTTCGCGCTGCCCTGCTGCTGCTACCCCTCTCTGCCTGCAATGCCGATCAGGTAGATCACCTGAGCAATACCAAGGAGCTGGCTATTGAGGCCGAAAACTGGCAGGTAAAGCGCATCATGCCCAAAGACCTGCTCCGCGCTACCCGCTGGGCCGGTGACTCCCTCACCCGCACGGCCGAGCGGGAGCTGCGCCAGGTGCTGGCCGCCCGGTTGCAGGACGGCGGAGTGGCCGCGGCCCTACCCTACTGCCGCCCCTCGGCCCTGCCCGCTACCGATTCTCTGGCCCGGGTGCTGCAGGCCTCGCTTACCTGGGTGAGTGCCCGACCCCGCAACCCTTCCAACCACGCGGCCCTGTCGGCTCCCGACCTTGACCCCGCTGATACCGCGCGCCAGGTAGCCCGGCCCGGCACCGAGGAGTTCACCTACCAGCGCCCGGTGGTGCTTTCCGATGCCCTGTGCCTGCGCTGCCATGGTACGGTAGGCCAGGACATTACGGCCGCCGACTACGCCCTGATTCAGAAGCAGTACCCCCAAGACCAGGCTACCGGCTACCGGCTGGGGCAGAGCATGGGCGTGTGGCGCGCCAGCCTGAAGCGCCCGGGCGTGGCCGAGTTCTATACCATGAAAACCCGCAAGGTTATGAAGAAGCGCAAGCCGCTTTTTTAG